DNA sequence from the Parachlamydia acanthamoebae genome:
AATGCATGGTCAAAACACAACGTTCTATAAACTAACCTCCGCATAGCAATTGTCAGTCTCATGAACAACAACCTTGGTAATCATCACATTGCTACCCGCAAGCACCTTAGGTGAAACTTCACGTAATAAATAAATAGCGATTTCTTCGGCTGTCGGATTAAAAGGACAAATAAACGGCTCTTTTTTTCTTGGTAAGGAACGCAAAGCTTGGATGAGCTCTTTGTCATGTTCACAAACTAAAAATGTGTGGTCCCAATGTTCGTCGATCCATCCACCGACCTTTTCTTTTAAAACCGAAAAGTCGATGACACGTCCAAGTGAATCCAATTGTGGAGCTTCCGCTGTGAGATGCACATAATAATTATGACCATGAGCTGTTGCGCACTTATTTTCATGATTCATCACACGGTGACCTGCGCAAAAATGAATTTTCCGCGTACATTTGACTGTATTCATCTTGAATTCCTTGTTATAGAGAATTTAACCAATCACAAATGCATTTTTGAGATTGGTTTTTCAAATCATAAGAAAATTGGACTGTATCTTGCTGGAATTTCTTCAAAGACTGGCCTTGTAGCATAAGAACTCCTTGCTGCATCCATTTCTCTAAACACCATCTAGTGACTTCTGGGTGACACTGAAAGGCAAGAATGGAATGACCAATGGCAAAAATTTGGTTCTTACAAAGTTCCGTCGAAGCTAAAAGTTCAGCTCCTGATGGTAGATCAAACGTATCATGATGCCAGTGGAACATTGAGGTATAGAGCCCCCCTAAATATTTGACGCATGACTGTTTTCCTTTTTCGGAAAGAATTAATGGCGACCAGCCAATTTCTAACGTATCAGCAGGGTACACACGTTCTCCAAGAGCTCTTGCCATTAACTGGCTTCCCAAACAAATTCCGAGTGTTGGAAGACCTAAATCAAAGCGTTGTTTAAGCAATGTCACTTCATCTAAAAGGAAAGGATGTTCTTTATCCTGATAAGCATTTAAAGGCCCGCCAAGAATGCAAAGTAGATCAATTGATTTTAAGTCTAATTGTCTTAAGTCATCTACACCGGCACTTTTATAGGAAATTTTGTATCCATTACTCATAAAAATAGATTCCCAATACCCTAATCTTTCATGAGCAACGTGACGAATAACCGTTAACGTTTTCAAATTTATTTTTCTCGTTCTGTTATATGCTGAGCGTATAAAAATGCTAAAAAAAAGAAAAGACTTATTCAATATGCCCTTTTTTCATCATCAATTATTAACTCTCTTACATGCTTTTCAACGACCTTTTTACTCGAGATGATCTCCCAAATCGATTTCATCATAGATGAACAGGCAATACCTGCTCACAATTTCATGAGAGAACCAAATTTCCAAAATGTAATCTAAATAATGGGGGCACTTGACTTGAAGAGCTTCTTTATCGAAGCTCGGCTTCAGGTTCAGAAGACAAGGAAAGATCTGAAGCAATTTTTGTATGAACGGATTCTGAATACCCTATCAACATCCTTTTCCATTCAATTTCTGTTGAAGGTAAGCCTTTTTCGATATCATATCTTTCATTAGGTTTGTATTGCGTGTAATCTCCCAAGTCTGCCTCTAAAAATTTTTTAATTTTATCTAAAAAGGAGCTGGGATGAATGGTCTGCTTAAAGATAGCATAAGAAAATCCTCTTGCCTGTATTCTATGCGCGGCCTCAATGTATCTTCGCGTATATTCCTCTTTGGCAAAAGCATAAATGGGTATTTGGCCTAATTTTATCTCATTCTCTTTTTCAAAACTTTTCCTGTCTCTATAGCAAACAACATGAATAACACGATATTGAACAACCATCTCAGCATCAGTTGGACTTAGAATTAAAGCTTCTGGAAAACCATTTTTTACCCGAAGATGCGCATAATGTGTTGTTAGAATTTCCTGTATTTTTTTCACTCCTGGTACAGAATGTTTATACATACTTGCAGCTTGAAGGGAACATCTTCCCCCATAATAATGGCCAGCTGTAAAATGTCTAGTTGCTTGGATATGCAGCATCTCTTGAAAGGCTCTAGAACTAAAAATGACTATTTTTAATTCTATTTCACCCGTCGAATTCTGTGTCGGTCTGATATAAGTATAGAGGTCATTTATTCCCTCATGTATAAACGAATGGGTTCTTGATAAACACTCTGATGGGCATTGCATAATCAAATTCCTTTCTAGTCGTATATAGCGGACATAAAACTCAAA
Encoded proteins:
- a CDS encoding glutamine amidotransferase, with the protein product MKTLTVIRHVAHERLGYWESIFMSNGYKISYKSAGVDDLRQLDLKSIDLLCILGGPLNAYQDKEHPFLLDEVTLLKQRFDLGLPTLGICLGSQLMARALGERVYPADTLEIGWSPLILSEKGKQSCVKYLGGLYTSMFHWHHDTFDLPSGAELLASTELCKNQIFAIGHSILAFQCHPEVTRWCLEKWMQQGVLMLQGQSLKKFQQDTVQFSYDLKNQSQKCICDWLNSL
- a CDS encoding 6-pyruvoyl trahydropterin synthase family protein; the encoded protein is MNTVKCTRKIHFCAGHRVMNHENKCATAHGHNYYVHLTAEAPQLDSLGRVIDFSVLKEKVGGWIDEHWDHTFLVCEHDKELIQALRSLPRKKEPFICPFNPTAEEIAIYLLREVSPKVLAGSNVMITKVVVHETDNCYAEVSL